The following proteins come from a genomic window of Sulfurospirillum arsenophilum NBRC 109478:
- a CDS encoding YaiI/YqxD family protein — MMIYVDADAFPNTLKEILLRAVFKRGITTHFIANKKIPLQDSPLLTMIIVAQGADEADHYIVEHAESSDLVITADIPLADRLVSKGVLALDPRGTIYDESNIKSLLAMRNLMQELRDAGEITGGPSAIGEKQKRAFADALNALLQKIPTKR, encoded by the coding sequence ATGATGATCTACGTCGATGCCGATGCCTTTCCCAATACGCTCAAAGAAATTCTTCTTCGAGCGGTCTTTAAACGCGGCATCACGACCCATTTTATTGCCAATAAAAAAATACCGCTTCAAGACTCACCTCTCCTTACGATGATTATCGTAGCGCAAGGGGCAGATGAGGCGGATCACTACATCGTCGAACACGCGGAAAGCTCAGACTTGGTTATAACCGCTGACATCCCTTTAGCTGACAGGCTGGTCAGCAAAGGTGTCCTTGCCCTTGATCCTAGAGGCACGATTTACGATGAGAGCAACATCAAAAGTCTGCTCGCCATGCGCAATCTTATGCAAGAGCTCAGAGATGCTGGAGAGATCACTGGAGGGCCTAGTGCCATCGGTGAAAAACAAAAAAGAGCCTTTGCAGATGCGCTGAACGCCCTCTTACAAAAAATTCCTACGAAACGCTAA